TAAGACCAATCTCCGCAGGTTTTCTGTAATCCGGATCAAAATAAGGAAGACATCCCATATCACATGTTCCCTGAACGTTGTTCTGCCCTCTAAGTGGCATAAGTCCAGCTCCTTCCTTCCCTACATTACCTGTTAAAAGTGCAAGATGTGTTATAGCCATTACAGAGTAGCTACCATCTATATGCTCTGTTATACCGAGTCCCCAGAATATCATAGATTTTCTGGTTGCATAATTTCTCGCCACAGCTCTTATCTTTTCTGTCAGGTCTTCATACCCGGGAATACTTTTAAAAAGCTCAGGGTCTGAGTAAGGGTCACTGAGTATTTTTTCTTTAAAATCTTCAAAACCTTTAACCCTTCTTTTAATAAAATCTACATCGTAAAGACCCTCTTCTATAATAACCCTTGCCATCATATTTAGAACAAGAAGATTGCTCTCAAATGGTATAGTAAGATGGTATTTTGCAAATTTTGAAAGGGGTATCTCCCTTACGTCTATAACAGCCAGTTCCACACCGCTTCTTATAACATCAAGTATTCTATTTGCAACGATAGGATGGGCTTCTGTAGTATTAGAACCTATAACAATAATAAAATCTGTTTTGTACACATCATCAAAGGGGTTTGTAGCTGCGCCTTCCCCTATAGTAGTTCTCATTCCTTTAAGGGAAGGGGAGTGACATACTCTGGCACAGTTATCTATATGGGGAGATCCTATATACTTTCTTATAAACTTCTGGAAAAAGTATGAACTTTCACAGCTTGTCCGTGCCCCTCCTATTCCTGCAATTGCATAAGGTGAGTATCTGTCTTTTATCTGTTTTAATTTCCAGGCTACAATGTCGTAAGCGGTCTCGTAATCTACTTCGTAAAAATTTTCATCAAAGTCTGTAAGAGACGAAAGTTTCTGTTTTATATTTTCTGGAAACTGTATTTCATTCCTGTAAATAAATGACTTTTTAATTCGTGCCTTTTTTATTCTATATGGAGAGTAAATGTATTCCCAGCCCTTTCTTCCTTTTATACATAGCTTTCCCTGTGATACAGTTCCTTCCTTTTTTGCAAAAGCTTTTATTATCTGCCCGTTGTCTAACTTGAAGGATATATCACAGCCTACACCACAGTAGGTGCATACTGTATCTATAATCATTTACCTACCCCACTTTTTTTAAAATATTAACACAGGGATTTTGAACTGTTTGATGATTTATTTCAGATTGAGGCTTTCCTTCGTTATAAATGAGACTTTCTTACCGTCAATTTCTTTTTTCCTTAGCTGGCCACAGGCAGCTGATATATCTTTCCCTTTACTCCACCTTACGAATGCACCTATGTTGTACTGCCAGAGTATCTGGTGAAATCTATTTACCCTTTCCTCTTCAGGTCTTTCAAAAGGAGAACCGGGATATGGATTAAAAGGTATAAGATTTACCTTGTATCTTTTTTTGTTTTTACCTATTAATCTTGCAAGTCTATGGGCATCTTCAGGTCTATCATTTACACCCTTTATCAGAACATACTCAAGCATTATTCTGTATCCTGTTTTCACAGGAAGGGAGTTTAATGTTTTCATCAGATCTTCAATACTGTTTGTTTCTGAGATTGGCATAATTTTCTTTCTTGTTTCCTGATCTGCAGCATTCAGGGAAACAGCAAGTCTTACTTGAGGAAATGACTTGTCTTGATACATCTTTTTTATCTGATGAATTATACCACTTGATGATACTGTTATTTTCCTGTTTGAAAGACCTAACATTCTATCATCTGTCATAATCTGGATAGCTTTTTTCAGATTTTCATAGTTTGCAAGAGGTTCTCCCATACCCATAAAAACAACATTTGATATTCTTTTTTCTACACCAACAAATCTCTGGGACTGGATATACTGATCTACTATCTCTGATGTTGTTAGATTTCTTATAAGACCATCTTTTGTAGTAAAACAGAACGTACATCCTACAGCACATCCAACCTGAGTTGATACGCATAGGGTGTAATGGTTTCTTTCTGGTATGAAAACTGTTTCCACAGTGTGACCGTCTTTTAGTTTCCATAGAAATTTTATACTACCATCTTCAGCCGATTTTTCGTATGTAACAAGACTGAGCGAGTTAAGTTCTGTATTTTCCTTCAGGTAATTTCTTATCTCTTTAGATAAATCTGTCATTTCGTCATAAGAAGATACCTTTTTTCCGTAAATCCATTTTGAGATCTGCTTTGCCCTGAATTTTTTCCATCCCTGTTTTCTCACCCACCTTTCAAGCTCACCGTAATTAAAATCCTTCAGATTTACCATCACTCAACAACACTCCAGCCTTTTTCACCTTTAACAAATTTAATCTTATCCTTTATTTTGCAAGGTTCTTTACCTTCGATAGCTTTTTTACTACATCTCAAGGCAAGACCAAAAAGAGCAACTCCTATCTGAAATGACTCTATTGAGTCCATATTTTTAGCTTTATTCAGTGCAGATTTTAATTTATTTTGATCTATATACAGATCAAAGCTATACTCTACCACGTAGTAGTTACCATCTCTGTATCCATTTAATCTTTTATAATTTTTTATATCGCCTATAGACTCAAGTCCTTTAAGATTTTCTCTAATTAAATCATCTGAAGGTCTGTCTTCACATCCGTATAAAAACATAGAACTTAAAAATATAAGAAGAAAAAATATCCTGTTCATATCTATCCCTTATATCCTGTATTTTGTTTTCAAGTTATCTTCAAGTTTTGTGTGAATATCTGAATTTGTATCTAAGAAATTTTTAACCTGCTGGACATCTTTATCTCCTCTCCCTGAAAGGTTAATAACAACAATACCTCCCTTTCCTATTTCTTTTGCTATTTCCACTCCTTT
This genomic stretch from Persephonella hydrogeniphila harbors:
- a CDS encoding molybdopterin oxidoreductase family protein; its protein translation is MIIDTVCTYCGVGCDISFKLDNGQIIKAFAKKEGTVSQGKLCIKGRKGWEYIYSPYRIKKARIKKSFIYRNEIQFPENIKQKLSSLTDFDENFYEVDYETAYDIVAWKLKQIKDRYSPYAIAGIGGARTSCESSYFFQKFIRKYIGSPHIDNCARVCHSPSLKGMRTTIGEGAATNPFDDVYKTDFIIVIGSNTTEAHPIVANRILDVIRSGVELAVIDVREIPLSKFAKYHLTIPFESNLLVLNMMARVIIEEGLYDVDFIKRRVKGFEDFKEKILSDPYSDPELFKSIPGYEDLTEKIRAVARNYATRKSMIFWGLGITEHIDGSYSVMAITHLALLTGNVGKEGAGLMPLRGQNNVQGTCDMGCLPYFDPDYRKPAEIGLMTPDIIDAILEGKIKAIYNIGEDIAHIHPNQNKIHKALKKLEFLVVNEIFPNEITEYADIIFGVKSAYEKEGVYVNAERRLHLSQPVVKSDLPDDWEVLNEITKRMGIKTDYKSNEDVWNEVRIEAPERFSGATYQKLKENRLRGLQWPVKEKDTPVLHVGKFRTEDGYGRFHYKQWEKRGMVGELFDRKEFDDFYLTTGRNLIHYNNAAQTKECVSLISKIHTDTVFFSEEDRERLGFPEKVILKSDYGETDVLPAKFVKWLKKGTAYTTFHFAKSRINFLFGDESDIFVKTARFKSVKVKVIPVH
- the rlmN gene encoding 23S rRNA (adenine(2503)-C(2))-methyltransferase RlmN, with protein sequence MVNLKDFNYGELERWVRKQGWKKFRAKQISKWIYGKKVSSYDEMTDLSKEIRNYLKENTELNSLSLVTYEKSAEDGSIKFLWKLKDGHTVETVFIPERNHYTLCVSTQVGCAVGCTFCFTTKDGLIRNLTTSEIVDQYIQSQRFVGVEKRISNVVFMGMGEPLANYENLKKAIQIMTDDRMLGLSNRKITVSSSGIIHQIKKMYQDKSFPQVRLAVSLNAADQETRKKIMPISETNSIEDLMKTLNSLPVKTGYRIMLEYVLIKGVNDRPEDAHRLARLIGKNKKRYKVNLIPFNPYPGSPFERPEEERVNRFHQILWQYNIGAFVRWSKGKDISAACGQLRKKEIDGKKVSFITKESLNLK